In one Fodinicola acaciae genomic region, the following are encoded:
- the cobN gene encoding cobaltochelatase subunit CobN, with product MILLLSTSDTDLLSARASGANFRLANPARTDVADLPRLLENIDLAVVRVLGGRRAWQDGLDALLAKGIPLVVLSGEQLPDAELMELSTVPIGVAAEAHAYLAHGGPANLAHLYAFLSDTVLLTGFGFAAPEPMPLWGELERTSTGSGPVVGVLYYRAHHVAGNTAFVEALCAAIEAAGGETLPVFCASLRTAPAEMLARLGKVDALVVTVLAAGGTTPAAATAGGDDDAWDVGALAELDVPILQGLCLTSDRNTWSDNDNGLSPMDVATQVAVPEFDGRLITVPFSFKETDSDGLTRYVADPERAARVAGIAVAHGRLRHVAAADRRIVLMLSAYPTKHSRIGNAVGLDTPASVVRLLEKMRSAGYVVGDLPGVAAQDGDALMHALVEAGGQDPEWLTDEQLSGNPIRISTAKYRAFYDTLPPDLRQSMEEHWGPPPGQLYVDNGDIVLAGLRGGNVVVMVQPPRGFGANPIAIYHDPDLPPTHHYLAAYHWLAEDFGAHAVVHVGKHGNLEWLPGKTVGMSASCGPDAALGNLPLVYPFLVNDPGEGTQAKRRAHATLIDHLVPPMARADSYGDLARLEQLLDEHANIAAMDPAKLPAIRAQIWTLIQAAKLDHDLGLDDRPHDAEFDDFLLHVDGWLCEVKDAQIRDGLHILGEAPIGAARVNLVLAMLRARQLWGGRHALPGLREALGLTDGASLSTVDDHEATARSLVERMEAAGWTAADEVVRDVLGVSNDTVERILTFAATEIVPRLDRTTDEMSAVLHALDGGYVPAGPSGSPLRGLVNVLPTGRNFYSVDPKAVPSRLAWETGRSLAESLLARYREDTGEWPRSVGLSVWGTSAMRTAGDDIAEVLALLGVRPDWDDASRRVTGLAPIEVAELGRPRIDVTVRISGFFRDAFPHVVAMLDDAVTLVAGLDEADEDNFVRAHVRADEAEHGDRRQATLRVFGSKPGTYGAGLLPLIDSRNWRDNADLADVYQTWGGFAYGRDLDGAPARDAMRTAYRRIAIAAKNTDTREHDIADSDDYFQYHGGMIATVRALTGEAPAAYIGDSTRPESVRTRSLTEETARIFRSRVVNPRWIAAMRRHGYKGAFELAATVDYLFGYDATADVVPDWMYEQLASTYALDPENRKFLNESNPWALHGIAERLLEAADRQLWREPDPATLRALQQIYLETEGDLEDR from the coding sequence ATGATCCTGCTGCTGTCGACGTCGGACACCGACCTGCTGTCGGCCCGCGCGAGCGGTGCGAATTTCCGGCTGGCCAACCCGGCGCGTACGGACGTGGCCGATCTGCCGCGACTGCTGGAAAACATCGACCTCGCCGTGGTGCGCGTTCTCGGTGGCCGCCGTGCCTGGCAGGACGGCCTGGATGCGCTGCTGGCCAAAGGCATTCCGTTGGTCGTGTTGAGCGGCGAACAGTTGCCGGACGCCGAGCTGATGGAGTTGTCGACCGTGCCGATCGGCGTCGCGGCCGAGGCGCACGCCTATCTCGCGCATGGCGGACCCGCGAATCTGGCGCATCTGTATGCATTCCTGTCCGACACGGTGTTGTTGACCGGTTTCGGCTTCGCGGCTCCGGAACCGATGCCGCTGTGGGGTGAGTTGGAGCGTACGAGCACTGGCAGCGGTCCGGTTGTCGGCGTGCTCTACTACCGCGCTCATCATGTGGCTGGCAACACGGCTTTCGTGGAAGCCCTATGCGCGGCCATCGAGGCGGCCGGCGGTGAGACCTTGCCCGTGTTCTGCGCGTCTCTGCGTACGGCGCCAGCGGAAATGCTGGCCAGACTGGGAAAAGTCGACGCGCTGGTGGTGACCGTGTTGGCAGCCGGCGGCACGACACCGGCGGCGGCCACCGCCGGCGGTGACGACGATGCGTGGGATGTCGGCGCACTGGCCGAGCTGGATGTCCCGATCCTGCAGGGACTGTGCCTGACCAGCGACCGGAACACCTGGTCTGACAACGACAACGGCCTGTCGCCGATGGACGTGGCCACGCAGGTGGCCGTGCCGGAGTTCGACGGCCGACTGATCACCGTACCGTTTTCGTTCAAGGAGACCGATTCCGACGGCCTGACGCGCTATGTCGCCGATCCGGAGCGGGCCGCTCGCGTCGCCGGGATCGCGGTCGCGCATGGCCGGCTGCGGCACGTCGCCGCGGCTGACCGCCGGATCGTCCTGATGTTGTCGGCGTATCCGACCAAGCATTCCCGGATCGGCAACGCGGTCGGACTGGACACGCCGGCTAGCGTCGTACGGCTGCTGGAAAAGATGCGGTCCGCCGGCTATGTCGTCGGAGATCTTCCCGGTGTGGCCGCGCAGGACGGAGACGCGCTGATGCACGCGCTGGTGGAGGCCGGCGGCCAGGATCCGGAGTGGTTGACCGACGAGCAACTGTCCGGCAACCCGATCCGGATCTCCACGGCGAAATACCGCGCGTTCTACGACACGCTTCCGCCGGATCTGCGACAGAGCATGGAAGAGCACTGGGGACCGCCGCCAGGTCAGTTGTACGTCGACAATGGCGACATCGTGCTTGCCGGCCTGCGCGGTGGAAACGTCGTGGTGATGGTGCAACCTCCGCGCGGATTCGGCGCGAACCCCATCGCGATCTACCATGATCCCGACCTGCCGCCAACGCACCACTATCTGGCCGCCTACCACTGGCTGGCCGAGGATTTCGGTGCGCACGCGGTGGTCCACGTCGGCAAGCACGGAAACCTCGAATGGCTGCCGGGAAAGACGGTCGGCATGTCCGCCTCCTGCGGCCCGGACGCCGCTTTGGGCAACCTGCCGCTGGTTTATCCTTTCCTGGTCAACGATCCCGGTGAAGGTACGCAGGCGAAGCGCCGCGCACACGCGACGTTGATCGACCATCTGGTGCCGCCGATGGCACGTGCCGACAGCTACGGCGATCTGGCCCGCCTGGAGCAACTTCTCGACGAACACGCCAACATCGCGGCAATGGATCCGGCCAAGCTGCCGGCCATCCGCGCGCAGATCTGGACGCTGATCCAGGCGGCCAAGCTGGACCACGATCTGGGTCTGGACGACCGGCCGCATGACGCGGAGTTTGACGATTTTCTGCTGCACGTCGACGGCTGGCTCTGCGAGGTGAAGGACGCGCAGATCCGTGACGGCCTGCACATTCTCGGCGAAGCGCCGATCGGTGCGGCGCGGGTCAACCTGGTGCTGGCCATGTTGCGCGCACGACAGCTGTGGGGCGGCCGCCACGCGCTACCTGGCCTGCGCGAAGCCCTCGGTCTCACCGACGGCGCTTCACTGTCCACTGTGGACGATCATGAGGCAACGGCACGGTCGCTGGTCGAGCGGATGGAGGCCGCCGGCTGGACCGCGGCGGACGAGGTCGTACGCGATGTTCTCGGTGTTTCCAACGACACTGTCGAGCGGATTCTGACCTTCGCGGCAACCGAAATCGTGCCGCGGCTGGACCGCACGACCGACGAGATGTCGGCCGTCCTGCACGCGCTCGACGGCGGCTATGTGCCTGCCGGTCCGAGCGGATCGCCGCTGCGCGGCCTGGTGAACGTGCTGCCAACCGGTCGCAACTTCTATTCGGTCGATCCGAAAGCGGTGCCGAGCCGGCTCGCCTGGGAGACCGGCCGGTCGCTTGCTGAGTCGCTGCTCGCGCGTTATCGGGAGGACACCGGCGAATGGCCACGTTCGGTCGGCCTGTCGGTGTGGGGGACCAGTGCGATGCGGACGGCCGGTGACGACATCGCCGAGGTTTTGGCTCTGTTGGGCGTACGACCGGACTGGGACGACGCGTCGCGCCGGGTGACCGGCTTGGCGCCGATCGAGGTGGCCGAGCTGGGACGGCCGCGGATCGATGTGACCGTACGCATCAGCGGCTTCTTCCGCGACGCTTTTCCGCATGTCGTGGCAATGTTGGACGACGCGGTGACGTTGGTCGCCGGCCTGGACGAGGCGGACGAGGACAACTTCGTGCGCGCGCACGTACGAGCCGACGAGGCCGAGCACGGCGACCGGCGGCAGGCGACCCTGCGAGTCTTCGGCTCGAAACCCGGCACATATGGCGCCGGTCTGCTGCCGCTGATCGACAGCCGCAACTGGCGCGACAACGCCGACCTGGCCGATGTTTACCAGACCTGGGGCGGATTCGCGTACGGTCGCGACCTGGACGGTGCGCCTGCGCGCGACGCGATGCGCACGGCGTACCGGCGGATCGCCATCGCGGCGAAAAACACCGACACGCGCGAGCACGACATCGCCGACTCCGACGACTATTTCCAGTATCACGGCGGCATGATCGCCACCGTACGCGCACTGACCGGCGAGGCTCCGGCCGCCTACATCGGTGACAGCACGCGTCCGGAGTCCGTACGCACCCGGTCGCTCACCGAGGAGACAGCACGGATTTTCCGCTCACGTGTGGTGAATCCGCGTTGGATCGCCGCGATGCGCCGGCACGGCTACAAAGGCGCGTTCGAGCTGGCCGCGACCGTCGACTATCTGTTTGGCTACGACGCGACCGCCGATGTCGTGCCGGACTGGATGTATGAGCAGTTGGCCTCGACGTACGCGCTCGACCCGGAAAACCGGAAATTCCTCAACGAGTCCAACCCGTGGGCCCTGCACGGCATCGCCGAGCGGCTGTTGGAGGCGGCGGACCGGCAGCTCTGGCGTGAGCCGGATCCGGCGACTCTTCGTGCCTTGCAACAGATCTACCTGGAGACCGAAGGCGACCTGGAGGACCGTTAG
- a CDS encoding HNH endonuclease, protein MTTPSATTAPVGDPWPEEDADALAAMLREAEREYRKAAARVLNIVKAIEHKEAYEQLQAKNIQQLLEDQLLLSPTEASRRVQRARAFCPGMALTGEMLAPKLDLAAQAMRRGDLADSQLDAIRTVITRLPAHVDFQQRREAEAAMVEGAKHMDAGRLYRLGTRLHAYLDPDGAAPSDKETAKPRRELHLHTGRDGRLALRGILDAETGCLLQDVLSPLAKPEGEDGKPDPRSAAQRNGDALADILNLVADTGKLPIQGGERPHLMVTISWEMLRDCLGVARAYEGLTISPETARRLACDADIIPVILNSEGVSLDVGRKERLAGPELRKALIARDKGCTRPVRHTRAHHIVSWVDGGTTCLENCVLLCDRHHREIHHTDWTVRMNNGHPEFIPPLDVDYEQKPLRNTYHLYG, encoded by the coding sequence ATGACCACTCCTTCCGCCACCACCGCGCCAGTCGGTGACCCGTGGCCGGAAGAAGACGCGGACGCGCTCGCGGCGATGCTGCGCGAGGCGGAGCGGGAGTATCGCAAGGCCGCGGCGCGGGTGTTGAATATCGTGAAGGCGATTGAGCACAAAGAGGCGTACGAGCAGCTGCAGGCCAAGAATATCCAGCAGCTGTTGGAAGACCAGTTGTTGCTCTCCCCGACCGAGGCCAGTCGCCGGGTGCAGCGCGCTCGCGCGTTCTGCCCGGGCATGGCGTTGACCGGTGAGATGTTGGCGCCGAAGCTGGACCTCGCCGCCCAGGCCATGCGCCGCGGCGATCTGGCCGACTCGCAGTTGGACGCGATCCGTACGGTGATCACGAGGTTGCCGGCGCACGTGGACTTCCAGCAGCGGCGTGAAGCCGAGGCTGCGATGGTCGAGGGCGCCAAGCACATGGACGCCGGTCGGCTCTATCGGCTCGGCACCCGGCTGCACGCCTACCTCGATCCCGACGGCGCCGCACCATCAGACAAAGAAACCGCGAAGCCGCGCCGGGAGTTGCATCTGCACACCGGTCGCGACGGCCGCCTCGCGTTGCGCGGCATCCTGGACGCGGAGACCGGTTGTCTGTTGCAGGACGTGTTGTCGCCGTTGGCCAAACCAGAGGGCGAGGACGGCAAGCCGGATCCTCGATCGGCGGCCCAGCGCAACGGTGACGCGCTGGCCGACATTCTCAATCTCGTGGCTGATACCGGGAAGTTGCCGATCCAGGGCGGCGAGCGGCCGCACCTGATGGTGACGATCTCCTGGGAGATGCTGCGCGACTGCCTGGGTGTGGCGCGCGCGTACGAAGGCCTGACCATCAGCCCGGAAACCGCCCGCCGGCTGGCCTGCGACGCGGACATTATTCCGGTCATCCTCAATTCCGAAGGCGTCTCGCTGGATGTCGGCCGCAAGGAGCGCCTGGCCGGTCCAGAGCTGCGGAAAGCGTTGATCGCCCGGGACAAAGGTTGTACGCGGCCGGTCCGGCATACGAGAGCGCATCACATTGTGTCGTGGGTCGATGGTGGCACCACGTGCCTGGAAAATTGCGTGTTGCTCTGCGACCGGCACCACCGCGAAATTCACCATACCGACTGGACCGTACGGATGAACAACGGCCACCCCGAGTTCATCCCACCACTCGATGTGGACTACGAGCAAAAGCCGCTCCGAAACACCTACCACCTGTACGGCTGA
- a CDS encoding transposase, with translation MLPQRAAARKRRSIPKTWCASEMGCRLPEALALVKCIKRHVDGIIVAITRGVSNSRLEGINGKIRLI, from the coding sequence ATTCTACCGCAGCGTGCCGCCGCCCGGAAACGCCGCAGCATACCTAAGACGTGGTGCGCCAGCGAGATGGGCTGTCGCCTCCCAGAGGCGCTCGCTCTCGTCAAATGCATCAAACGACACGTCGACGGAATCATCGTCGCCATCACCCGAGGCGTATCCAACTCCCGCTTGGAAGGAATCAACGGCAAGATCCGGCTCATCTAG